The proteins below come from a single Seriola aureovittata isolate HTS-2021-v1 ecotype China chromosome 23, ASM2101889v1, whole genome shotgun sequence genomic window:
- the LOC130164547 gene encoding homeobox protein HMX1-like — translation MLDNKAPTSKLGPPSRGSSFYIENLLGTTDRGASAEERVETSGFKVTVHSPVICPGLNTRRLNDSEALNWRKASPNTVYGSSGSPQLKASDSDEHRDLQSSSDRDSPTLTGRAEENDGPEEKGEDSLTDEREDDARSSCFFREDSCDPGDTKVARKKKTRTVFSRSQVFQLESTFDLKRYLSSAERAGLAASLQLTETQVKIWFQNRRNKWKRQIAEDIEASGAGVPYAAQRVVRVPVLYRENIATPMALTSLPQVSPSVVSFSNAINYPLTAHFTHPLSFVTPQMTGLV, via the exons ATGCTGGACAATAAAGCGCCGACATCGAAGCTCGGTCCTCCATCGAGAGGTTCGTCTTTTTACATCGAGAATCTGCTGGGAACCACAGACAGAGGGGCTTCAGCCGAGGAGCGGGTGGAGACCTCGGGCTTTAAAGTTACCGTCCACAGCCCGGTGATCTGCCCGGGACTGAACACCAGACGTTTGAACGACAGCGAGGCGCTGAACTGGAGAAAGGCATCACCAAATACAGTGTACGGCAGCTCAGGAA GTCCACAGCTGAAGGCCAGCGACTCGGATGAACACAGAGACCTTCAGTCGAGCAGCGACCGGGACTCCCCGACTTTAACGGGGCGGGCGGAGGAGAACGATGGACCggaggagaagggggaagaTAGTTTGACGGATGAAAGAGAGGACGACGCGcgctcctcctgcttctttcGAGAGGACAGCTGTGACCCAG GTGACACGAAAGTGGCGCGAAAGAAGAAGACCCGCACCGTGTTCAGCCGCAGTCAGGTCTTCCAGCTCGAGTCCACCTTCGACCTGAAACGCTACCTGAGCAGCGCAGAGCGAGCTGGGCTGGCGGCCTCGCTGCAGCTCACAGAGACCCAGGTGAAGATCTGGTTTCAAAACCGCAGGAACAAGTGGAAGAGGCAGATCGCCGAGGACATAGAGGCCAGCGGCGCCGGCGTCCCCTATGCTGCGCAGAGGGTCGTCCGAGTTCCCGTGCTGTATCGCGAGAACATCGCCACGCCCATGGCGTTGACCAGCTTGCCTCAAGTGTCGCCATCGGTGGTTAGCTTCTCTAATGCTATTAACTATCCATTGACTGCTCACTTCACTCATCCGCTGTCGTTTGTGACGCCACAGATGACCGGACTGGTGTGA
- the LOC130164548 gene encoding homeobox protein HMX2-like: protein MPGNMSKEDAPSRSASLTFTIDNILNLKQRDGGDFGASKAQRDSGCKNDFQARYEEVWDVRRRHDSGQEETVKPRVQRADLGENTPPLTAGSCPGSQSAHSAEDASEQQQQQQQQQQQEATDTKAMVKKKTRTIFSKRQIFQLEATFDMKRYLSSSERACLASSLQLTETQVKIWFQNRRNKLKRQLSTDMEGPLAAEHFSEAGKNVQLPTFYKDSSLLGGCLLPMPFPVMYPTANAAPYIYFSNTGKYFGLFEAD from the exons ATGCCGGGGAACATGAGCAAAGAGGACGCCCCGAGTCGGAGCGCTTCTTTGACCTTCACCATTGACAACATCCTCAACCTGAAGCAGCGGGACGGCGGAGACTTTGGCGCTTCGAAGGCGCAGAGGGACAGTGGATGTAAGAATGATTTTCAAGCGCGGTATGAGGAGGTGTGGGACGTCCGGAGGAGACATGACAGCGGGCAAGAGGAGACAG TGAAGCCCAGAGTCCAGCGTGCGGACCTCGGGGAAAACACCCCACCGCTGACCGCTGGCTCCTGTCCCGGGTCGCAAAGTGCGCACAGCGCCGAGGACGCGtccgagcagcagcagcaacaacaacagcaacaacagcaggagGCCACTGACACCAAAGCCATGGTGAAGAAGAAGACGCGCACCATCTTCTccaagagacagatatttcagCTGGAGGCCACTTTTGACATGAAGCGGTATCTGAGCAGTTCGGAGAGAGCGTGCCTCGCCAGCTCGCTGCAGCTCACCGAGACGCAGGTGAAGATCTGGTTTCAGAACCGCCGCAACAAGCTGAAGAGACAGCTGTCCACGGACATGGAGGGGCCGCTGGCCGCCGAGCACTTCTCAGAGGCGGGGAAAAACGTGCAATTACCGACTTTTTACAAGGACAGCAGCCTGCTGGGCGGATGTTTGTTACCCATGCCTTTCCCCGTCATGTACCCGACCGCAAACGCTGCGCCTTACATCTATTTCTCCAACACTGGCAAATATTTTGGCCTGTTTGAGGCGGACTGA